One Synechocystis sp. LKSZ1 genomic window, TCGGCTCTGGGGATGAATGCAAACATGCTTAAGCTTAGCCCGAGCGACGAGAGTTTCCGGGGCCGCTAGCAAAAAGAGTTGGTAATCGGTCTCGAAGCTGCGCTGGCTGAGATGGGGAACTGTTACCTGAATCAGGAGGGTATCGCCACAGGCTAGGGGGGCCAAAAAATCAATTTCTGCATGGACAATGGGCAGGGCTCCGTCCGGGCTGGTAAGGATGCTGGAGAGGGGCAGGCCAACGGTGGCAAGACTAGCTTCGTAGGCTTCGTGACAAAGGGAAAGGAGAGTGGCGAAATAGACAACTCCCGCACTATCGGTATCGGCCAGATGGAGGGCGCGTTGGTAGGAAAACATGACAAGGGTAAAAAAAGCAGGGGCCTGATTGCAGGGGCGCAAAATCCGGCAAGATAGGGGAAGTTTAATCCCCGTATTGAAATTATTATGCAAAGCCTTTGGAATGACCAGGAAGCGGCCCGCTACGATAGTGACCTGGGCCAACGTGTCTACACCTCCCGACTGCTGGGCCGTGACCCCTCCTTGGTTCTCCACGGTGGCGGCAATACCTCGGTCAAAATTCAAGAAACCAATCTCGTCGGGGAAACGGAAGAAATTTTATACGTGAAAGGCAGTGGCTGGGATCTGGCTACTATTGAGGCGGCTGGTTTTGCCCCTGTGAGGATGTCCCATCTACTCAAACTAGCCCGTTTACCCGCTTTGTCGGATCCGGCAATGGTCAATGAACTGAAAACCCAAGTCACCCAGGCCAAGGCCCCGACCCCCTCGGTGGAGACGATTCTCCATGCCCTCTTACCCTACAAATATGTGGATCACACCCATGCGGATGCAGTGGTGGCCATCACCAATACGGCCCAGGGCCGAGAACGAATTGTTGACATCTACGGTGCCCAGGTGGTGGTGATTCCCTACGTGATGCCAGGCTTTGATCTAGCAAGAATTTGTGCTGAATGCTTTCCCCGGGAGGCCGGGCCCCAAACCATCGGCATGGTCTTGATGAATCACGGTATTTTTTCCTTTGGCCAGACGGCCCGGGAGGCCTACGAACGCATGATTTATCTGGTAGATTTGGCCGAGGCCTATCTCCAGCAAAAACAAGTTTGGGACTTGGCTCCCCCTCTTCCCCGGAATCCCCAGCCTAGTCAGGCCCTGGCCCTGGCTAAATTTCGGGCCGAATTGAGTGCCACGGCGGGTTTTTCCGTCATCCTACAGCGCCACCAGGATGACCGCAGTTGGGCCTTTAGTCAGCGAGGCGACCTGGCCACCGTTAGCCAACAGGGCCCGGCCACCCCCGACCATGTGATCCGCACCAAACGCTTGCCTCTCTTGGGACGGGATATCGAGGCTTATGCGGCGGCCTACCAGGCCTATTTCCAGGCTCAATCGAGTCAATCACCAGTACAAAAAACCGTGCTAGACCCAGCTCCTCGGGTGATCCTCGATCCAGAATGGGGTCTCTGTACCGTCGGCCGCACTGCCAAGGATGCCGTGATTGCCGGGGATATCTATCAGCACACCATGGCAATTATCGAATGGGCAACGGGCCTAGGGGGCTATCAGGCCCTGTCGGCAGCGGAGCTATTTGCGGTGGAGTATTGGGATCTCGAACAAGCGAAATTACAACAAGCCGGTCAGCCGCCAATGTTTCGAGGAGAAGTGGTGCTGATCACCGGAGCTGCCTCGGGCATCGGCAAGGCCTGTGTGGAATCCTTTCTTCAGCGGGGAGCGGCGGTGATTGCCCTCGATATTCAGGCTGGGATAGAGCGCTTACACCAACGCCCGGATTATTACGGCCTGCAGTGCGATTTAACCGATGAAACAGCCTTCCAATTGGCCCTGGAAAAGGCAATTAATCGCTTTGGGGGCCTGGACATGCTAGTGCTGAATGCAGGTATTTTTCCCCCAGCCCGAGCCATTGCCGACTTATCCGGGACGGAATGGCGGCGGGTACTGTCCATCAATCTGGATGCCAATCTGATGTTGTTGCGGGAATGCTATCCTTTTCTGGCCCTGGCCCACAACGGCGGACGGGTGGTGGTCATTGGCTCCAAAAATGTGCCGGCCCCTGGCCCTGGCGTGGCGGCCTATTCCGCTTCCAAGGCGGCCCTCAATCAATTAATCCGGGTGGCGGCCCTGGAATGGAGTCAGCAAGGAATCCGCCTCAATAGCATCCATCCCAATGCGGTGTTTGATACGGGCATTTGGACAGAGGAAGTCATCCAGGCCAGGGCCAAGCACTATGGCCTCAGTGTGGAGCAATACAAAACCAATAATTTGCTCCGGGTTGAAATTAATAGCCGCGATGTGGCAGAGATGGTGGCAGAGATGGCGGGCCCCCGCTTTGCCAAAACAACGGCGGCCCAGATTCCCCTCGATGGCGGCAATGAGCGGGTAATTTAGGGCCCCTAGGTCAAAATTTCTCGGCCCATCAGGCGTTGATGGCGGGCTGTTAACTCTGCTCGCAGTTCCGGCCAAGCCTGGAGTTCACTATCCCTCTGCATCAGGTGTTCAGCGGCCTCCCGAGCCAAAAACAACACCGCTTGATCCTCCGCCAAACTGGCCAGGGCCAAATCCGGCAGGCCCGACTGGCGTGTGCCCAAAACTTCTCCTGGCCCTCGTAGACGCAGATCCATTTCAGCAATGAAAAAGCCATCCTGGGACTGTTCCAACACTGCTAGACGTTGTCGTGAATCGGGGGTTTTGCTATTGGTCATTAAGAGACAGTAGGAGCGATGACTGCCCCGGCCTACCCGCCCCCGGAGTTGATGAAGCTGAGACAGGCCAAAGCGTTCGGCGTTTTCGATGAGCATCACCGTGGCATTGGGAACATCCACCCCTACCTCAATCACCGTGGTGGAGACAATAATTTGGGTTTGCTGTTCCCGAAAGGCCGTCAGGGCCGCATCCTTATCTGCCGCCGCCATGCGGCCATGTAACAGACCTAGACGAAAGTCAGGAAAGACCACTGCCGACAGACGCTGGTATTCCTCCACGGCGGCTT contains:
- a CDS encoding bifunctional aldolase/short-chain dehydrogenase, which codes for MQSLWNDQEAARYDSDLGQRVYTSRLLGRDPSLVLHGGGNTSVKIQETNLVGETEEILYVKGSGWDLATIEAAGFAPVRMSHLLKLARLPALSDPAMVNELKTQVTQAKAPTPSVETILHALLPYKYVDHTHADAVVAITNTAQGRERIVDIYGAQVVVIPYVMPGFDLARICAECFPREAGPQTIGMVLMNHGIFSFGQTAREAYERMIYLVDLAEAYLQQKQVWDLAPPLPRNPQPSQALALAKFRAELSATAGFSVILQRHQDDRSWAFSQRGDLATVSQQGPATPDHVIRTKRLPLLGRDIEAYAAAYQAYFQAQSSQSPVQKTVLDPAPRVILDPEWGLCTVGRTAKDAVIAGDIYQHTMAIIEWATGLGGYQALSAAELFAVEYWDLEQAKLQQAGQPPMFRGEVVLITGAASGIGKACVESFLQRGAAVIALDIQAGIERLHQRPDYYGLQCDLTDETAFQLALEKAINRFGGLDMLVLNAGIFPPARAIADLSGTEWRRVLSINLDANLMLLRECYPFLALAHNGGRVVVIGSKNVPAPGPGVAAYSASKAALNQLIRVAALEWSQQGIRLNSIHPNAVFDTGIWTEEVIQARAKHYGLSVEQYKTNNLLRVEINSRDVAEMVAEMAGPRFAKTTAAQIPLDGGNERVI
- a CDS encoding thioesterase family protein, whose product is MFSYQRALHLADTDSAGVVYFATLLSLCHEAYEASLATVGLPLSSILTSPDGALPIVHAEIDFLAPLACGDTLLIQVTVPHLSQRSFETDYQLFLLAAPETLVARAKLKHVCIHPQSRKAINLPEVWRQRLITI